The nucleotide sequence TGAAGTAATTACAGGACCTATTCCAAGTTGCGCAAGTGTACCCTGTGATGAGGCAAAAATTATCTGTTGTGCTAAAAAGTTACTTAGAAAAGAATTAGAAGAGGTAACACCATATAAAGGAATTGACGCCATCAATAAGTATACTATCAATCCTATAAATGTCCATAAAAGTTTTCTAGTTAATGTAGGCTTATCTTTCGGCTTAGAAACCGCTGGAAGGTTTTCTCCCATCTTGGCTAGAAAGTCCATGAAACCCATTATAATCTAAAAAAGCCTATTCACTTGAGGTTAATATAATTTCTCCTCCGATTTCTTTCACTCTTTCTTTAGCTTTTTCAGTAGCTTTAGCGACTTTTATTACTAGCGGTAACCTTAAATTGCCTCCTCCTAACAATTTATCGTAACCATATTTGGCTAAATCAACTACCTTCTTACCATTTTCTTCTTCTATTTTAATTTTATCATTATCGATATACTCCTGTAACTTTCGAAGA is from Sulfolobus acidocaldarius DSM 639 and encodes:
- a CDS encoding uL15 family ribosomal protein, with product MVVRKEKKSRKYRGYRTHGWGTKGQHRDRGAQGGRQIGMHKEKWSWTVKFGEGWYGKHGFRNPTSKLVNAIGLRKLQEYIDNDKIKIEEENGKKVVDLAKYGYDKLLGGGNLRLPLVIKVAKATEKAKERVKEIGGEIILTSSE